One window from the genome of Oncorhynchus gorbuscha isolate QuinsamMale2020 ecotype Even-year unplaced genomic scaffold, OgorEven_v1.0 Un_scaffold_2916, whole genome shotgun sequence encodes:
- the LOC124027062 gene encoding myosin heavy chain, embryonic smooth muscle isoform-like, whose amino-acid sequence DLAAAERARKQAETERDEMSEDLASNSGKSMMSDEKRRLEAKISQLEEELEEEQANMENLHDRLRKTQQQVDQLSSELQVERSSSQSSEGARQQLERQNKDLKIKLQEMEGQGRSKFKSSIAALEAKLHQLEEQLELENRERQTSAKATRQKEKKLKDLTIQMEEDRKQAEQYKDQAEKANVRVKQLKRQLEEAEEESQRVAAGRRKLQRELDEASEANDAISREVSALKSKLRRGGGESSFSSSPRRVGSIGNVSLSRTGSRRSRAGDNEGNGGNSENTNNVPEEDEPLFLSTPPPEDISGTLTEE is encoded by the exons gTCTATGATGTCCGATGAGAAGCGTCGTCTGGAGGCTAAGATCAGCCAGCTAGAGGAAGAGCTGGAGGAGGAGCAGGCCAACATGGAGAACCTCCACGACCGCCTCCGGAAGACACAGCAACag GTGGATCAGTTGAGCAGTGAGCTGCAGGTTGAGCGTAGTTCCTCCCAGAGCAGTGAGGGCGCCAGACAGCAGCTCGAGAGGCAGAACAAGGATCTGAAGATCAAGCTACAGGAGATGGAGGGTCAGGGGAGGTCAAAGTTCAAATCCTCCATCGCCGCCCTGGAGGCCAAACTACACCAGCTGGAGGAGCAGCTGGAGCTGGAGAACAG agagagacagaccagcgcTAAAGCAACGCGTCAGAAAGAGAAGAAACTGAAGGATCTGACCATCcagatggaggaagacaggaaACAGGCAGAGCAGTACAaggaccag gcGGAGAAGGCTAACGTGCGTGTGAAGCAGCTGAAGCGTCAGctggaggaggcggaggaggagtcTCAACGGGTTGCCGCGGGACGCAGGAAGTTACAGAGAGAACTGGACGAAGCCTCCGAGGCCAACGACGCCATCAGCAGGGAGGTGTCGGCCCTAAAGAGCAAACTCAG GCGAGGAGGAGGGGAGTCATCTTTCAGCAGCAGTCCTCGTCGCGTGGGGAGCATTGGGAATGTCAGCCTCAGTCGGACCGGGAGCCGGAGGAGCAGAGCTGGGGATAATGAAGGGAATGGTGGGAATTCTGAGAACACAAACAACGTTCCAGAAGAGGACGAGCCTCTGTTCTTGTCCACCCCGCCTCCAGAGGACATCAGCGGAACCCTGACGGAAGAGTAG